Proteins encoded by one window of Cylindrospermum stagnale PCC 7417:
- a CDS encoding 50S ribosomal protein L23 produces the protein MAKFDPRDLADLVRRPIVTEKATIQMEENKYTFEVIPKATKLQIRAAIEDLFQVKVVKVNTHMPPRKKRRVGKFVGFKPQYKRAIVTVAPGDEEKIRQVLFPEV, from the coding sequence GTGGCTAAGTTTGACCCCCGTGACCTTGCCGATTTAGTGCGTCGCCCCATTGTCACCGAGAAGGCGACCATCCAGATGGAAGAAAATAAATACACTTTTGAAGTAATTCCCAAAGCAACCAAGCTGCAAATTAGGGCAGCAATTGAAGACTTGTTTCAGGTCAAGGTTGTCAAAGTTAATACTCATATGCCACCGCGTAAAAAACGGCGCGTTGGTAAATTCGTTGGTTTCAAGCCCCAATACAAGCGAGCTATTGTCACCGTCGCACCTGGGGACGAAGAAAAGATTAGACAGGTTCTATTCCCAGAAGTCTAA
- the rplD gene encoding 50S ribosomal protein L4, with the protein MVESVIKNWQGEQVGETTFELRVAKPETASHIVHRALVRQLNNARQGTASTKTRSEVRGGGRKPWRQKGTGRARAGSIRSPLWRGGGVIFGPKPRDFDLKLNRKERRLALRTALVSRIEDLIVVEEFSAELQRPKTKELVAALARWGAAPEIKALLILPEIAENIRLSARNIENLKLIAADQLNVYDLLHADKVVVTASALEKIQEVYSG; encoded by the coding sequence ATGGTTGAGAGTGTAATTAAAAATTGGCAAGGAGAGCAAGTCGGAGAGACGACCTTCGAGTTGCGAGTTGCCAAACCAGAAACGGCATCTCATATTGTACATAGGGCATTAGTCAGACAATTGAACAATGCTCGCCAAGGAACCGCAAGTACAAAAACTCGCTCTGAAGTCAGAGGTGGCGGTCGCAAACCTTGGAGACAAAAAGGTACTGGTCGTGCTCGTGCAGGTTCTATTCGTTCACCCCTCTGGCGTGGTGGCGGTGTAATTTTTGGTCCCAAACCCAGAGATTTTGACCTAAAGTTGAATCGCAAAGAGCGGCGTTTAGCACTGCGGACAGCCTTAGTTAGTCGCATTGAAGACTTGATAGTGGTAGAAGAATTTAGCGCCGAGCTACAACGCCCCAAAACCAAGGAATTGGTAGCAGCATTGGCTCGTTGGGGAGCAGCACCGGAAATTAAGGCGCTGTTAATTTTGCCGGAAATTGCCGAAAACATCCGTTTATCAGCCCGCAATATTGAGAACTTAAAGCTAATTGCCGCTGACCAGCTAAATGTTTACGATTTACTCCACGCTGACAAGGTTGTAGTTACAGCATCAGCCCTAGAAAAAATTCAGGAGGTCTACAGTGGCTAA
- the rplC gene encoding 50S ribosomal protein L3, with protein sequence MSVGILGTKLGMTQIFDEAGRAIPVTIIQAGPCTVTQVKTKQTDGYSAIQVGYGEVKPKALNRPLLGHLAKSSAPALRHLNEYRTDSSSDYALGQAIKADIFSAGQIVDVVGTSIGRGFAGNQKRNNFGRGPMSHGSKNHRAPGSIGAGTTPGRVYPGKRMAGRLGGKRVTISKLTVVRVDAERNLLLIKGAIPGKPGALVSIVPATLVGRAK encoded by the coding sequence GTGTCTGTAGGTATTCTCGGCACCAAGCTGGGCATGACTCAAATCTTTGACGAGGCAGGAAGAGCTATTCCTGTCACGATTATTCAAGCCGGGCCATGCACTGTCACACAAGTTAAAACGAAACAAACCGACGGTTACTCCGCCATCCAAGTTGGTTATGGCGAAGTCAAACCAAAGGCACTAAACAGACCCCTGCTAGGACATTTGGCAAAATCATCTGCCCCAGCATTGCGTCACTTAAACGAATATCGCACCGATAGCTCCAGCGACTACGCATTAGGTCAAGCGATTAAAGCAGATATTTTTAGTGCAGGTCAAATTGTCGATGTAGTCGGCACAAGCATCGGGCGTGGTTTTGCAGGCAACCAAAAGCGTAACAACTTTGGTCGCGGACCCATGTCACATGGTTCCAAAAACCACAGAGCGCCAGGTTCCATCGGTGCCGGTACTACACCAGGTCGTGTCTATCCAGGTAAGCGGATGGCAGGGCGTTTGGGCGGTAAACGCGTGACAATTAGCAAGCTAACTGTGGTACGAGTAGACGCAGAACGCAACTTATTGCTAATTAAGGGAGCAATTCCTGGCAAACCAGGTGCTCTAGTAAGTATCGTGCCTGCAACCCTAGTAGGTAGAGCAAAATAG
- a CDS encoding NAD(P)H-quinone oxidoreductase subunit N, with product MALLTTGNALIRDLEKFGALGVYVPLEGGYEGRYRRRLRAAGYANLHITARGLGDVAAYLTRVHGVRPPHLGKKSTGSGAAVGEVYYLPPILSYQLEQLPPKSKGLVLWIIEGHILSNQEVEYLATLPGLEPRVKVVIERGGDRAFRWTPLEKTLLAA from the coding sequence ATGGCACTACTTACCACTGGCAATGCTTTAATTCGGGATCTGGAAAAATTTGGTGCTCTTGGGGTATATGTTCCTCTGGAAGGGGGTTATGAAGGTCGATATCGCCGCCGACTACGTGCGGCTGGCTATGCTAACCTCCATATTACAGCGAGGGGATTGGGCGATGTGGCTGCTTATCTGACAAGAGTTCATGGTGTCAGACCGCCGCATCTTGGTAAAAAAAGTACTGGTAGTGGTGCGGCTGTGGGTGAGGTATACTATCTACCCCCGATTCTCAGTTATCAGCTAGAACAGTTACCACCCAAGTCTAAGGGGTTGGTATTGTGGATTATTGAAGGGCATATTCTTTCCAATCAGGAAGTTGAGTATTTAGCGACTTTGCCCGGTTTAGAACCACGGGTGAAGGTTGTAATTGAGCGGGGTGGCGATCGCGCTTTCCGTTGGACGCCTCTGGAAAAAACACTGTTAGCAGCTTAA
- a CDS encoding Uma2 family endonuclease encodes MLQALPKPVTFADFVEWKPEEKRYELHNGVIVEVNQPIGEHEDIKGFLIVELGFECKRLNLPYGIPNQVLVKPPEGESCYLPDVVVLNRSNLVNEPLWKKESTVTQGASIPLVIEVVSTNWRIDYLTKARDYEEIGIQEYWIVDYLALGGTPYIGNPKQPTISIYELIDGEYQVSRFRSDERIVSPSFPELNLTVEQIFQAGSILG; translated from the coding sequence ATGCTCCAAGCTTTACCAAAACCAGTAACTTTTGCAGATTTTGTAGAGTGGAAGCCAGAAGAGAAGCGTTATGAACTGCATAATGGGGTAATTGTCGAAGTGAATCAGCCTATAGGAGAACATGAAGATATTAAAGGGTTTTTGATTGTCGAGTTAGGTTTTGAATGTAAACGATTAAATCTCCCTTACGGCATACCTAATCAAGTCCTAGTCAAGCCGCCTGAGGGTGAATCATGCTATTTACCAGATGTAGTGGTACTAAATCGCTCTAATTTAGTAAATGAGCCGTTATGGAAAAAAGAATCTACTGTTACTCAAGGTGCATCAATTCCATTAGTAATAGAAGTTGTTAGTACTAACTGGCGAATTGATTATTTAACGAAAGCTAGGGATTATGAAGAGATTGGTATTCAAGAATATTGGATTGTTGATTATTTAGCTTTGGGTGGGACTCCCTACATAGGGAATCCGAAGCAACCAACTATTTCTATTTACGAATTGATTGATGGTGAGTATCAGGTTAGCCGATTTAGAAGTGATGAGCGGATAGTTTCACCATCTTTCCCGGAGTTGAATTTGACTGTGGAACAGATTTTTCAAGCTGGTAGTATTTTGGGTTAG
- a CDS encoding tetratricopeptide repeat protein translates to MLYSGSANFVGREHELTQLHEKLQNPQAVAISAVAGMGGVGKTELATRYAKTHQADYPGGICWLTAREANLAAAIIQFTQLHLNLEIPQQNWQGNPLNLTEQVEWCWQHWQPPEGLVLVVLDDVTDLEYCRDFLPKTNRFRLLMTTRLRNLDANIQEIPLDVLSPAEALQLFTAIAGEKRVQKELETAKQLCDWLGYLPLGLELVGRYLAKKPPHWTLAKMLQRLKAQRLEDEAVNPELHKTLSTAQRGLKAAFELSWQELEPMTQSIAELLSLFAPHIFAWQWVESATNLLNWNTADVETANDKLYERHLIQFVEDTADGYKIHPLIREFLQTKLTASPQAEEWKQAFADVFVDIAKQIPKAPTQEFIKSVKNAIPHLAEVAQNMTAAISDENLISPFVGLGTFYEAQGLYKLAESWREQSVSVVKSRLGEEHSYVATSFNNLALLHKSQGRYKEAEPLFLKALELYQRQLGDENLYVATISNNLAELYNCQERYTEAEPLFFTALELCQRQLGDENLYVATIFNNLANLYISQRKYTEAKHLLLKALELRQRLLGQEHPNVAITFNNLGLLYYSQGKYTEAEDHYRKALKLWQRVLGEEHPNVATSFHNLASLYYSQNRYTEAENFFFKALEIDIQLIGEEHSQIATTFNNLAEFYRSQGKYTEAEKLSNQALTIYQKTLGSQHQNTQNALLTVKSLHIQTLLHCNQQTLFRILQALAQQAELTAFNTEVTLTLLQRLESNPELLSSIRQALQQQTEASDGDT, encoded by the coding sequence ATTCTATATTCCGGCTCCGCCAACTTTGTCGGACGAGAACACGAACTAACCCAACTCCATGAAAAATTGCAAAACCCCCAAGCGGTAGCCATTTCCGCCGTTGCTGGTATGGGTGGAGTTGGCAAAACCGAACTAGCAACCCGATACGCAAAAACTCATCAAGCTGATTATCCTGGTGGAATCTGCTGGTTAACAGCCAGAGAAGCGAACTTAGCAGCAGCAATCATCCAGTTTACCCAACTCCACCTCAACCTAGAAATACCCCAGCAAAATTGGCAGGGAAACCCCCTCAATCTCACAGAACAAGTAGAATGGTGTTGGCAGCACTGGCAACCCCCAGAAGGGCTGGTATTGGTCGTTTTAGATGATGTAACAGACTTAGAGTATTGTCGAGATTTCCTCCCCAAAACCAACCGTTTCCGCCTCTTAATGACAACCAGATTGCGGAACCTAGACGCCAATATTCAGGAAATACCGCTAGATGTGTTGTCACCGGCTGAAGCTTTGCAGTTGTTCACAGCCATAGCCGGTGAAAAGCGGGTACAAAAGGAACTAGAAACAGCAAAACAATTGTGTGATTGGTTGGGATATCTGCCTTTAGGTTTAGAGTTAGTCGGGCGGTATTTAGCAAAAAAACCTCCCCATTGGACATTAGCCAAAATGTTGCAACGGCTAAAAGCACAGCGACTAGAAGATGAAGCCGTCAACCCGGAATTGCACAAAACTCTGAGTACAGCACAACGAGGACTAAAAGCCGCATTTGAGTTAAGTTGGCAAGAACTCGAACCCATGACACAGAGTATTGCTGAGTTATTAAGCTTGTTTGCACCACATATCTTTGCTTGGCAATGGGTAGAATCTGCAACTAATTTACTCAACTGGAATACTGCTGATGTAGAAACCGCGAATGACAAACTTTATGAACGCCATTTAATTCAGTTTGTTGAAGATACCGCAGATGGCTATAAAATTCACCCCTTAATTCGGGAATTTCTGCAAACCAAACTCACAGCATCACCGCAAGCAGAAGAATGGAAACAGGCTTTTGCAGATGTTTTTGTAGACATTGCTAAACAAATACCCAAAGCACCAACCCAAGAGTTTATTAAATCAGTGAAAAATGCTATTCCCCATTTAGCAGAAGTAGCGCAAAATATGACTGCTGCTATCAGCGATGAGAATTTAATTTCGCCTTTTGTTGGTTTAGGGACATTTTATGAAGCACAAGGATTGTATAAGCTTGCAGAATCTTGGCGTGAGCAATCTGTATCAGTAGTAAAATCCCGCTTAGGAGAAGAGCATTCTTATGTCGCCACCAGTTTCAACAACTTGGCTTTACTCCACAAATCCCAAGGCAGGTATAAGGAAGCTGAACCTCTTTTTCTCAAAGCTTTAGAACTATATCAAAGGCAGCTAGGAGATGAAAATCTTTATGTCGCCACCATTTCCAATAACTTGGCAGAACTCTACAATTGCCAAGAAAGGTACACAGAAGCCGAACCTCTTTTTTTCACAGCTTTGGAACTTTGTCAAAGGCAGCTAGGAGATGAGAATCTTTATGTCGCCACCATTTTCAACAACTTAGCTAATCTCTACATTTCCCAAAGAAAGTACACAGAAGCTAAACATCTTTTACTCAAAGCTTTAGAACTCAGGCAAAGGCTACTGGGACAAGAGCATCCTAATGTCGCTATCACTTTCAACAACTTGGGCTTACTCTACTATTCCCAAGGCAAGTACACAGAAGCTGAAGATCATTATCGCAAGGCTTTGAAACTATGGCAAAGGGTGCTGGGAGAAGAACATCCTAATGTCGCTACCAGTTTCCACAACTTGGCATCACTTTACTATTCTCAAAATAGATACACAGAAGCTGAAAATTTTTTTTTCAAAGCTTTAGAAATAGACATTCAGCTTATAGGAGAGGAACATTCCCAGATCGCCACAACTTTCAACAACTTAGCAGAATTTTACCGTTCTCAAGGCAAGTACACAGAAGCTGAAAAATTATCTAACCAAGCGTTAACAATATATCAAAAAACTTTAGGCAGTCAACACCAAAATACCCAAAACGCATTACTCACTGTAAAAAGCTTACATATCCAAACTCTTCTGCATTGCAATCAGCAAACATTGTTTAGGATTCTACAAGCTCTTGCACAACAAGCAGAACTTACCGCGTTTAATACAGAAGTAACGTTGACGCTGCTGCAAAGACTAGAGAGCAATCCTGAGTTATTGTCATCTATTCGACAAGCATTGCAGCAGCAAACAGAAGCATCAGATGGCGATACATAA
- a CDS encoding DUF3172 domain-containing protein encodes MRRKSTGRSTTTSKPSVLQSPIFNFTTIAILGGVLILGIGIGIAFSSTTTLSPSNVASREFIDTKAPNPDLCVQYGASAMVMDARLFVTLNPFNVYVAQPSMRPGCVLRQNNWALLEQKKLITSDQVRECKNRLNTFGFTGNLDSEKPDIRCIYQNESAQNFFLSQPGAVGTPQDTDRF; translated from the coding sequence ATGAGACGTAAATCAACTGGTAGATCGACTACTACTTCTAAACCCTCTGTTTTACAATCCCCAATATTTAACTTCACCACGATCGCAATTTTGGGAGGGGTGTTAATTCTAGGAATTGGTATTGGCATTGCTTTTAGTTCTACAACCACGTTATCTCCATCAAATGTGGCTTCCCGTGAATTTATTGACACCAAAGCCCCAAACCCTGACCTTTGCGTACAGTATGGTGCCAGCGCTATGGTAATGGATGCCAGACTGTTCGTGACTCTCAACCCGTTTAATGTCTATGTTGCTCAACCGAGTATGCGTCCTGGATGCGTTCTGCGTCAAAATAACTGGGCACTTTTAGAACAGAAAAAGCTGATAACTTCTGATCAGGTAAGAGAATGTAAGAATCGTCTGAATACCTTTGGGTTTACGGGTAATTTGGACAGTGAAAAACCTGATATTCGATGCATATATCAGAATGAATCTGCTCAAAATTTCTTTTTATCGCAACCTGGTGCTGTCGGTACGCCGCAGGATACGGATAGATTCTAG
- a CDS encoding AMIN domain-containing protein, whose protein sequence is MNQLLKNRQCFPSYQQIFGITLLSLYAAITFETSSSIAAPASTLDNWRFNPNKLQLEITLSAGSTPSYFYLAQPPRLVVDIPNTKLGRVLAQQNYSGAIQSVRVSQLNASVTRIVLDLAPGTVLDQNQVQLQPVSRQNPTRWVLSSVIANNSTSSPNNLSPTPYNYQQQPFVTVPPLTPNNSSQLPDTTLPPATFPNQSGNLNRVTVPNYVPNAPNSGNYPANVPEIKVIEFGQPLPKSK, encoded by the coding sequence ATGAATCAGTTACTTAAAAATAGGCAATGTTTCCCCTCATACCAGCAGATATTTGGCATTACCTTATTGAGTTTGTACGCTGCGATTACCTTTGAAACAAGCAGCAGTATTGCCGCACCCGCATCCACCCTAGATAATTGGCGCTTTAACCCAAATAAACTGCAACTAGAAATTACCCTCTCGGCAGGTAGCACTCCCAGCTACTTTTACCTTGCTCAACCCCCGCGTCTTGTTGTCGATATACCAAATACTAAATTGGGACGTGTTCTCGCTCAACAAAATTATTCTGGAGCTATCCAAAGCGTTCGAGTTTCCCAGTTAAACGCCAGCGTTACTCGCATTGTTTTGGATTTAGCACCAGGGACTGTTTTAGATCAAAATCAGGTGCAACTGCAACCTGTTTCCCGACAAAACCCCACTCGCTGGGTATTAAGCTCTGTCATTGCCAACAATAGCACTTCTTCACCAAATAACTTATCCCCAACCCCATATAACTACCAACAGCAACCCTTTGTCACTGTACCGCCCTTAACTCCTAACAACTCCTCTCAACTACCCGACACTACTCTGCCTCCAGCTACTTTCCCCAATCAATCGGGTAATCTTAATCGCGTTACAGTCCCCAATTATGTGCCTAATGCTCCTAATTCCGGTAACTATCCAGCCAATGTACCTGAGATCAAAGTGATTGAGTTTGGTCAACCGCTTCCCAAAAGCAAATAA
- a CDS encoding cation:proton antiporter, translating to MHIVILVLVEVLIVIGLSRLVGLAFRSIKQPLVIGEIVAGIMLGPSLFGLIAPHAAVTLFPPETIPYLNVLSQVGLIFFMFLIGLELNPKYLGGQLEIAILTSHVSILVPFSLGTLLAVVLYPLVSNGTVSFTAFALFLGAAMSITAFPVLARIITENNLQGTRLGTLALTCAAVDDVTAWCLLAIAIAVARNGSIDQQAVLTILASLLYIGFMFTVGRWFLKRLATYHRRTGRLSQFVLAGIYMAVVASALITELIGIHLIFGAFLLGAAMPKNADLVRELAIKTEDFVLIFLLPIFFAYSGLRTQIGLLNRPELWLLCGLVLGVAIAGKYIGTYVAARVGGVNKREASALGWLMNTRGLTELIVLNIGLELGVISPLLFTMLVIMALVTTFMTSPLLEWTYPKKLIRLDVVEPDSEAETVTEVTAGESYVRPYRILVPVANPSTQKGLLQLAVAISLNYRQPTIVNPLSLIEFEEDYGFESTPIEVDRLITQRQQQLEEVINTLEPPTIRSHLHPIVGISSNVARETAQIAKNEQADLILVGWHRPAFSTNRLGGRVGQILSTAPVDVAVFVDRGGERLENLLVPYSANTHDDLALILALRLLLNRDTCMLQILRVVSENQVKDELSYELHTMMGQLPTSVSDRIEIKTIEAPEPIQAVVTASETVDLTIAGTSRAWGIERQTLGRYTDQLAIQCRSSLLITRRYSQVTSHLASVLSEVNPQSPALR from the coding sequence ATGCACATAGTTATTCTTGTCCTGGTTGAGGTGCTGATTGTGATTGGACTGTCACGCCTAGTAGGGCTGGCATTCCGCTCAATTAAGCAACCATTGGTAATTGGTGAGATTGTTGCCGGGATTATGCTCGGCCCTTCTCTATTTGGTTTGATTGCCCCCCATGCAGCAGTTACCCTGTTTCCACCAGAAACTATTCCTTATCTCAATGTTTTGTCTCAGGTGGGACTGATATTTTTCATGTTCCTCATTGGGCTAGAACTAAATCCAAAGTATCTCGGTGGGCAGTTAGAAATAGCAATTTTGACTTCTCATGTCAGTATTTTAGTGCCCTTTTCCTTAGGAACACTGCTAGCAGTAGTGCTTTATCCTCTGGTTTCCAACGGTACTGTCTCGTTTACCGCCTTTGCCCTATTTTTGGGGGCGGCGATGTCGATTACAGCTTTTCCCGTGCTAGCACGAATTATTACGGAAAATAATTTGCAAGGGACACGCTTAGGAACATTGGCGTTAACCTGTGCAGCAGTAGATGATGTCACGGCTTGGTGTTTGTTAGCAATAGCGATCGCCGTAGCTCGCAATGGTAGCATCGATCAACAAGCTGTCCTCACCATACTTGCAAGCTTGCTCTACATCGGCTTTATGTTCACCGTAGGGCGCTGGTTCCTCAAACGTCTTGCTACTTACCATCGCCGCACTGGACGCTTGAGTCAATTTGTTCTGGCTGGGATTTATATGGCAGTGGTTGCTTCTGCCTTAATCACCGAACTAATCGGCATTCACCTGATTTTTGGGGCATTTTTACTGGGCGCAGCTATGCCCAAGAACGCAGATTTAGTCCGGGAATTGGCGATCAAAACCGAAGATTTTGTCCTGATATTTTTGCTACCAATATTCTTTGCCTACAGTGGATTGCGGACGCAAATCGGCTTGCTGAACCGTCCTGAGTTATGGCTGTTGTGTGGATTGGTGTTAGGAGTGGCGATCGCAGGCAAGTATATTGGTACTTATGTAGCAGCACGTGTTGGTGGCGTTAATAAACGGGAAGCCTCTGCACTCGGTTGGTTAATGAATACTCGTGGTTTGACTGAGTTGATCGTACTCAATATCGGTTTGGAGTTAGGAGTAATTTCACCCCTACTATTTACCATGCTGGTGATCATGGCATTAGTCACCACATTTATGACTTCACCACTGTTGGAATGGACATATCCGAAAAAGCTGATCAGGTTAGATGTAGTAGAACCAGATTCAGAAGCAGAAACGGTTACAGAGGTCACTGCTGGTGAATCTTACGTTCGTCCCTACCGGATTTTGGTACCAGTGGCTAATCCTAGTACGCAAAAAGGGTTGCTACAGTTGGCAGTAGCTATCTCTCTCAATTACCGACAACCCACCATTGTTAATCCCCTCAGTCTGATTGAATTTGAAGAAGACTATGGCTTTGAGAGTACCCCTATTGAGGTTGACCGATTAATTACCCAGCGTCAGCAACAGCTTGAAGAAGTGATTAATACTCTAGAACCACCGACAATACGCTCTCATCTGCATCCTATCGTCGGGATATCGAGCAATGTCGCTAGGGAAACAGCACAGATAGCCAAAAATGAGCAAGCTGATTTAATTTTAGTGGGATGGCATCGCCCAGCTTTTAGTACTAATCGCTTAGGTGGAAGAGTCGGTCAAATTCTCTCTACTGCACCAGTAGATGTGGCGGTGTTTGTTGACAGAGGAGGAGAGCGATTAGAAAACTTGTTGGTTCCCTACTCTGCAAATACTCATGATGATTTGGCACTGATACTGGCTCTGAGACTGCTGCTCAATCGTGATACTTGTATGTTGCAGATTTTACGGGTGGTTTCTGAAAATCAAGTGAAAGACGAATTGAGTTATGAACTGCACACGATGATGGGGCAATTGCCGACTAGTGTAAGCGATCGCATTGAGATCAAGACGATTGAAGCCCCAGAGCCAATTCAAGCCGTAGTCACTGCTTCAGAAACGGTTGACCTGACTATTGCAGGTACCAGCCGCGCTTGGGGTATTGAGCGTCAAACCCTGGGACGATACACAGATCAACTCGCCATCCAATGTCGCTCTTCACTACTAATTACCCGCCGCTACAGTCAAGTTACCTCTCATCTTGCTTCTGTACTTTCTGAAGTTAACCCTCAAAGTCCAGCCCTCAGATAG
- a CDS encoding cation:proton antiporter, with amino-acid sequence MSNFELVLKLLLQLTIILVVCRLITIVGRRYFEQTDVVCEMIVGVMLGPSLFGLIAPDLQQWIFPNAPILLATGAKIPNPSMSILFAISQIGLVIYMFLIGLEFNTDLIKQRIKSAGLISGAGILAPFTLGAAAAFLLYGKAELFKPGVTPWAAALYLGASMSITAFPMLARMLYERGIAKTSFGTLALAAGSMDDATAWCLLAIVLASLKANLSIAIFAIGGGIGYVLLSIFVGRPVFTIFTRMTNRDGGVTVQTLTLVLIVLMLGSWFTDAMGIYAVFGAFILGTAMPRGEFAQQIQERTEYLTTAFLLPIFFVFSGLNTQIGLVNTPTLWGITILIIAIAILGKGIACMLAAKLAGENWRESATIGALMNARGLMELIILNIGLEQGIITPTLFTIMVIMAIITTLMASPLVALLLQGTSYVKSSV; translated from the coding sequence ATGTCGAATTTTGAGTTAGTACTGAAGCTATTACTACAACTAACTATCATTTTGGTAGTTTGTCGGCTAATAACTATTGTCGGGCGGCGCTATTTTGAGCAAACTGACGTAGTTTGCGAAATGATCGTCGGTGTCATGTTGGGTCCATCATTGTTTGGCTTAATCGCCCCAGACTTGCAGCAATGGATATTTCCCAATGCACCAATCTTGCTGGCAACGGGAGCAAAGATTCCTAACCCCTCAATGTCAATTCTCTTTGCCATCAGTCAGATTGGGTTAGTAATTTATATGTTCTTGATTGGCTTAGAATTTAATACCGATTTGATTAAGCAGCGCATCAAAAGTGCAGGTTTGATTTCTGGTGCGGGAATACTTGCACCATTTACTTTAGGTGCAGCAGCAGCTTTTTTATTGTATGGCAAAGCTGAACTGTTCAAACCTGGCGTAACTCCTTGGGCAGCGGCTTTATATCTAGGCGCTTCTATGTCGATTACTGCTTTTCCCATGTTAGCCCGAATGCTGTATGAGCGTGGTATTGCCAAAACCAGCTTCGGAACTTTGGCATTAGCTGCGGGTTCGATGGATGATGCTACTGCATGGTGTTTACTGGCTATTGTTCTAGCTAGTCTGAAAGCGAACCTCAGTATTGCCATCTTTGCTATCGGTGGTGGTATCGGCTATGTGCTATTGTCAATTTTTGTCGGGCGTCCGGTATTTACCATTTTTACTCGGATGACAAACCGTGACGGTGGTGTAACGGTTCAAACCCTGACTTTAGTATTGATTGTTTTGATGTTAGGTTCTTGGTTTACCGATGCAATGGGCATCTATGCAGTGTTTGGTGCGTTTATTTTGGGTACAGCGATGCCACGGGGTGAATTTGCCCAACAAATACAGGAACGCACTGAGTATTTGACTACTGCATTTTTACTACCAATATTTTTTGTGTTTTCTGGTCTTAACACTCAAATTGGATTAGTCAACACACCAACTTTGTGGGGAATTACTATCTTAATTATAGCGATCGCTATTCTCGGTAAAGGTATCGCTTGTATGTTAGCAGCAAAATTGGCGGGTGAAAATTGGCGTGAATCTGCAACTATTGGCGCTCTGATGAATGCTCGCGGTTTAATGGAGTTAATCATCCTCAATATTGGTCTTGAGCAAGGCATAATCACCCCAACTTTATTCACGATTATGGTTATTATGGCTATCATTACTACACTCATGGCTTCACCGCTAGTTGCCTTATTGTTGCAAGGTACAAGCTATGTAAAATCATCTGTTTAA
- a CDS encoding GDSL-type esterase/lipase family protein, translating to MQTFLASSSMQLSTPPNQCQPLKIIALGDSLVYGFGDPEKGGWVEQLRRWWMLPDSAGHVLYNLGVRGDRTQQVAQRLEVEFRHRGELRNRVPDLIILSVGVNDSARLARADGRNYTDFAVFESEIASLLEQAQQLCPVLFVGMVPVDEAKMPFLDCFHFNHADQYRYKEATRIACHKRQIPYLDIFDQWMERGQAWRHKHLSEDGLHPNTLGYQALLEDVINWQAISTYHAKFDYQLKP from the coding sequence ATGCAAACATTTTTAGCTTCTTCCTCAATGCAGCTGTCTACCCCACCAAACCAATGTCAGCCTTTGAAGATTATCGCTCTGGGAGATAGCTTAGTGTATGGATTTGGCGACCCGGAAAAGGGAGGCTGGGTTGAGCAATTGCGGCGGTGGTGGATGCTACCGGATAGTGCTGGTCATGTACTCTATAATTTGGGTGTGCGGGGCGATCGCACCCAGCAAGTCGCCCAAAGGCTAGAAGTTGAATTTCGCCATCGGGGCGAACTGCGAAACCGCGTCCCCGACTTGATTATTTTGTCAGTTGGCGTTAATGATTCAGCCCGGTTAGCTCGTGCTGATGGCAGAAACTACACCGATTTTGCTGTGTTTGAATCAGAAATCGCTTCTCTACTAGAACAAGCACAGCAACTCTGCCCCGTGCTATTTGTCGGCATGGTACCTGTAGATGAAGCCAAAATGCCTTTTCTAGATTGCTTCCACTTCAATCATGCTGATCAGTACCGCTACAAAGAAGCAACTCGAATTGCTTGCCATAAAAGGCAGATACCCTATCTGGATATTTTCGATCAATGGATGGAACGCGGTCAAGCTTGGCGGCACAAACACTTGAGCGAAGATGGTCTCCACCCCAATACCCTAGGCTATCAAGCGTTGTTAGAAGACGTGATCAATTGGCAAGCTATCTCCACTTACCATGCAAAATTTGATTACCAGCTAAAGCCATAG